From a region of the Nothobranchius furzeri strain GRZ-AD chromosome 12, NfurGRZ-RIMD1, whole genome shotgun sequence genome:
- the fas gene encoding tumor necrosis factor receptor superfamily member 6 → MAACDLKFSMIFTVFTVFLFCQELYASPFSSVHGKRVWRKLEVCADGSYVHERNTCCKCAVGQRLKQHCNATHPVTCELCEYGTFNSIPNNLDHCLPCTSCNQPNANLEEEDACTPGRDAKCRCKKDHYCSETHECKICQPCDTCDSVGIKVPCTSISDTICNTEPNPGVIAAIVVPLLLVILGILAFFGYKYLKGKKMQQELANCTGGTSDERNPIRDEPIPMVKVQPLILDIAETLGWRDMKDLAIRSGIPDTRIDAVRLNHPNDTEEACQSLLRIWVEKTGRNASVELVQSLRRSGKRDKAEKILEILRKTLDA, encoded by the exons ATGGCAGCCTGTGACCTAAAGTTTTCGATGATTTTTaccgtttttactgtatttttgtTCTGCCAGGAACT TTATGCCTCTCCCTTCTCGAGTGTGCATGGAAAAAGAGTCTGGAGGAAACTAGAAGTGTGTGCAGACGGTTCCTACGTGCATGAACGCAATACCTGTTGTAAGTGTGCAGTTG GTCAACGACTCAAACAGCACTGCAACGCCACACATCCTGTGacatgtgagctctgtgaatatgGCACGTTCAACAGTATCCCCAACAATCTGGACCACTGTTTACCCTGCACATCCTGCAACCAGCCCAACG CTAATTTAGAGGAAGAGGACGCATGCACACCGGGCCGGGATGCAAAGTGTCGCTGTAAGAAAGATCACTATTGCAGCGAGACTCACGAGTGTAAAATCTGCCAGCCTTGTGACAC gTGCGATTCTGTGGGCATTAAAGTACCCTGCACATCCATCAGCGACACAATCTGCAACACAGAACCCA ATCCTGGTGTGATTGCTGCTATTGTTGTCCCTTTGCTGTTAGTTATTTTGGGGATATTGGCTTTCTTTGGATATAAATATTTGAAAGGAAAGAAG ATGCAGCAAGAGTTAGCGAACtgcaccggtggcaccagtgat GAGAGGAATCCTATTAGAG ATGAGCCAATTCCTATGGTGAAAGTCCAGCCTCTCATCCTCGACATTGCAGAAACGCTTGGATGGAGGGACATGAAGGATTTAGCTATTCGAAGCGGCATTCCAGACACCAGAATTGATGCTGTACGGCTGAACCACCCCAACGACACTGAGGAGGCGTGTCAAAGTTTACTCAGGATTTGGGTGGAGAAGACAGGCAGAAATGCTTCAGTAGAGCTGGTCCAGAGCCTTCGACGTAGTGGGAAAAGAGACAAGGCAGAGAAGATTTTAGAGATTTTGAGAAAAACTCTAGATGCATAA